Proteins encoded in a region of the Candidatus Moanabacter tarae genome:
- the htrA_2 gene encoding Putative serine protease HtrA translates to MASLFYTRWVYLAFLGLCLFGLVEAQDEGDFLSLQRRIQEVYEENRDAVVRVSAAFENAGEGGKTRVDIGTGFFISRDGHVMTNANSTSGADRIWIVHREISYAAEMLGGDSYTNISLLRVLSIPSNFRFLHLTDSPELPIAGTMVLRISALLEFKPSPSLGLVTGTESRFGSNIFPVPYIRTDIPGGPGEGGSPLLDLNGKLVGILVYALPVEVQGSYSLPARAALRIRDDLHFSGKINYGWIGIEVEPLSSRKEGSQVVIEKVTSETPAEEAGLLSGDVLVALGDSEIRDVSDVSEAVFYLRENQFVGVRVRRDGELLDFTVPVIARPEDEPLRRLSFEEPNDRGTGEAVLEAPLLRNEKGESEIDDVVSGKEGNNDRESTEED, encoded by the coding sequence ATGGCTAGCTTATTCTATACCCGATGGGTTTATCTGGCATTTCTAGGACTCTGTCTTTTTGGATTAGTGGAGGCTCAAGACGAAGGAGATTTCCTAAGTCTTCAACGACGAATCCAAGAGGTGTATGAGGAGAATCGCGATGCCGTGGTCCGAGTCAGTGCCGCCTTCGAAAACGCAGGAGAAGGGGGTAAAACTCGTGTGGACATAGGAACCGGGTTTTTCATCAGTCGTGATGGACACGTCATGACTAACGCAAATTCGACGTCAGGTGCTGACCGTATTTGGATTGTGCACAGAGAAATTTCCTATGCGGCGGAAATGCTAGGAGGTGATTCCTATACTAATATCTCTCTACTTAGGGTTTTGTCGATTCCATCTAACTTCAGATTCCTCCATCTAACAGATTCCCCTGAGTTGCCTATTGCAGGCACAATGGTTCTAAGGATTAGCGCTCTTCTCGAGTTTAAACCGAGTCCTTCCCTCGGGCTTGTTACTGGTACAGAGAGCCGTTTTGGGTCTAATATCTTTCCCGTACCCTATATTAGAACCGACATACCTGGTGGGCCAGGTGAGGGGGGATCGCCTCTGCTTGATCTTAACGGAAAGTTAGTGGGTATCTTGGTTTACGCGCTCCCGGTTGAAGTTCAGGGATCCTATTCATTACCTGCTCGTGCTGCGCTCAGGATTCGTGACGATCTTCACTTTTCTGGAAAGATCAACTACGGATGGATAGGAATCGAAGTTGAGCCCTTAAGTTCTAGAAAGGAAGGTTCCCAGGTGGTTATTGAAAAGGTAACTTCGGAAACTCCGGCTGAGGAGGCTGGATTACTCTCCGGTGATGTTCTTGTTGCACTTGGAGATAGTGAAATCCGAGACGTAAGTGATGTCAGTGAAGCGGTTTTCTATCTACGCGAAAATCAGTTCGTCGGAGTTCGAGTACGTCGAGATGGAGAGTTACTTGATTTTACAGTTCCTGTCATTGCTCGGCCTGAGGATGAGCCGTTGCGGCGTCTTTCCTTTGAAGAACCCAATGACAGAGGAACAGGCGAAGCAGTGTTAGAGGCTCCGCTTTTGAGGAATGAAAAAGGTGAATCAGAAATTGACGATGTTGTCTCAGGAAAAGAAGGAAATAATGATAGAGAATCGACGGAGGAAGATTAA
- the rpoE_2 gene encoding ECF RNA polymerase sigma-E factor, translating to MHSSVAVEKSLTQRSFGSAEQTDDDLAYVRRVQSGDVEAFDHLVLKYRERLFSIIYNLTSNREDAADLTQESFIKAFRSLKRFRGRSSFFTWLYRIAINTTLTNLRKNRMRHFFSFEKISEEVSSAEIIEALVTRTNSDRSVLLGELQEKLNEALHKLSPKHRAVVVLFEIEGLSHQQISEVMNCSIGTVRSRLHYAKQQLQAYLQAYID from the coding sequence ATGCATTCATCAGTGGCAGTTGAAAAATCTCTAACCCAAAGGTCGTTTGGCTCGGCAGAACAGACTGATGATGATCTTGCATACGTGCGTCGAGTTCAAAGTGGTGATGTTGAAGCGTTTGATCACTTGGTGCTTAAGTATCGCGAACGGCTCTTTTCCATAATTTACAATCTTACCTCCAACCGTGAGGATGCCGCTGACCTTACTCAGGAATCTTTCATCAAGGCGTTTCGCTCGCTTAAGCGTTTCCGAGGTAGATCTTCTTTTTTTACTTGGCTCTATCGTATTGCTATCAATACCACTTTGACCAATTTAAGGAAAAATAGAATGCGTCATTTCTTTAGCTTCGAAAAGATCAGCGAGGAAGTTTCTTCTGCTGAAATCATCGAAGCATTAGTGACTAGGACGAATTCTGATCGATCCGTTCTTCTCGGCGAACTTCAGGAAAAATTGAACGAAGCACTGCATAAATTGTCTCCTAAACATAGAGCAGTAGTGGTGCTTTTTGAAATTGAAGGGCTTAGTCATCAACAGATTTCGGAGGTCATGAACTGCTCCATAGGAACAGTTCGATCACGACTTCACTACGCCAAGCAACAGCTCCAGGCTTATTTACAGGCCTACATAGATTAA
- the fumC gene encoding Fumarate hydratase class II, with translation MGEMEVPDEALYGASTQRAVLNFPISGHRMPEGFIRGLGLVKSACATANEDLKQLAPNKAELIRSSAREIAEGGLAEQFPVDVFQTGSGTSSNTNINEVIANRASQMVGEQIGSRIPIHPNDDVNMGQSSNDIVPTALHVSVAVALNNILVPSLIQLESSLLKKAEQWNGIVKIGRTHLMDATPLTLGQEFSGYATQVNKSVERANRAIEALQELAIGGTAVGTGINCHPEFAAKVVALLSEETGIKFREADNHFEAQGGRDDAVEVAGHLNTIAASLTKIAHDVRMLGSGPRSGLGELNLPATQPGSSIMPGKVNPVMSEMLIQVAIYSMGLCHSVIVGGRDGHFELNVTIPLIAYSLHEAIGCLGRGAQVFADRCIDGIEVNKERCSNLVEHSLMLVTALNPHIGYDRAAEVAKIAYSENKTLRQVLLEKGWLDEETIDQALDPTSMV, from the coding sequence ATGGGAGAGATGGAGGTCCCAGACGAAGCGCTCTACGGGGCTTCTACTCAGCGGGCGGTCCTCAATTTTCCTATCAGTGGTCATAGAATGCCGGAGGGATTCATACGAGGTCTAGGTCTTGTAAAATCGGCCTGCGCAACTGCAAATGAAGATCTAAAGCAGCTGGCCCCGAATAAGGCGGAGTTGATAAGATCTTCTGCCAGAGAGATAGCCGAAGGGGGATTAGCTGAGCAGTTTCCAGTCGATGTATTTCAGACTGGTTCGGGGACGTCATCTAACACGAATATCAATGAGGTAATTGCTAACCGCGCCAGTCAGATGGTAGGTGAACAGATTGGATCGCGTATTCCTATTCATCCCAATGACGACGTTAATATGGGTCAGTCTTCTAATGACATAGTGCCGACAGCACTGCATGTTAGCGTTGCGGTAGCATTAAATAACATTCTAGTGCCTTCCCTCATTCAGTTGGAATCTTCGCTATTGAAGAAAGCGGAGCAGTGGAATGGGATCGTAAAGATTGGTCGAACTCACCTAATGGATGCTACTCCTCTCACCCTTGGACAGGAATTTTCAGGATATGCTACCCAAGTGAACAAGAGTGTGGAGAGAGCGAATCGAGCTATCGAGGCTCTCCAGGAGCTAGCGATCGGAGGAACTGCTGTTGGGACGGGAATCAATTGCCATCCTGAATTCGCGGCAAAAGTAGTCGCACTATTAAGCGAGGAAACTGGGATTAAGTTCCGGGAAGCAGATAATCATTTTGAAGCACAAGGGGGCAGGGATGATGCTGTTGAAGTTGCCGGCCACCTCAATACTATTGCTGCCAGTCTCACTAAAATAGCCCATGATGTACGAATGTTAGGTTCAGGTCCACGGTCTGGATTGGGCGAGCTAAATCTTCCGGCAACCCAGCCTGGATCCTCTATCATGCCTGGAAAGGTGAACCCGGTGATGAGTGAAATGCTGATTCAGGTCGCGATTTACAGCATGGGCTTGTGTCATTCGGTGATTGTTGGCGGGAGAGATGGTCATTTCGAGCTCAACGTCACAATCCCTCTGATTGCTTATTCTTTGCACGAGGCTATTGGTTGTCTTGGTCGTGGGGCCCAGGTTTTTGCGGACCGTTGTATCGATGGGATCGAAGTGAATAAGGAAAGATGCAGTAATTTAGTCGAACATTCACTCATGTTAGTAACGGCTTTGAATCCCCATATCGGCTACGATCGGGCTGCCGAAGTAGCAAAAATTGCTTATTCAGAAAACAAAACTCTGCGCCAAGTTCTTCTTGAAAAAGGATGGCTCGATGAAGAAACGATCGATCAAGCTCTCGATCCCACGAGTATGGTTTAA